The Carassius auratus strain Wakin chromosome 27, ASM336829v1, whole genome shotgun sequence genome includes a region encoding these proteins:
- the sdr39u1 gene encoding epimerase family protein SDR39U1 — translation MRVVIGGGSGFVGRELTRLLKSKGHEITLISRQPGPGKITWADVESGGLPPCEGAVNLAGESIMNPLRWWNESYKKDLVSSRVNTTRILAQAIAASSTPPHSWVLVTGVACYKPSLQTQYTEESEWTPFDFLSRLVKEWEAAGQLPENSAKKTRQVIIRPGAVLGRDGGAMKQMLIPFWLGLGGTLGSGRQPFPWIHLSDLAGIIAHALEPKEELSTEPDVLNGVAPALNTNFEFTKELGRTLKRPTIFPVPGFFLDVFLGSERAVILTQGQKVVPKKTLESGFKFQYPDLTSALKEIVGY, via the exons ATGAGAGTTGTAATAG GCGGAGGATCAGGATTTGTGGGTCGTGAGCTGACAAGGTTGTTGAAAAGCAAAGGTCATGAAATCACACTTATATCCAGGCAGCCTGGACCAGGAAAAATAACATGG GCTGATGTAGAGTCAGGAGGCCTCCCGCCATGTGAGGGTGCTGTGAATCTAGCAGGGGAAAGTATTATGAATCCTTTAAGATG GTGGAATGAAAGTTACAAAAAAGATCTGGTCTCGAGCCGAGTAAACACGACCAGAATTCTTGCCCAAGCTATTGCTGCTTCATCTACTCCACCGCATTCATGGGTGCTTGTTACAGGAGTAG CGTGTTATAAACCTAGTCTTCAAACCCAGTACACTGAGGAGAGCGAATGGACACCATTTGACTTCCTGTCTCGTTTGGTGAAAGAGTGGGAGGCGGCAGGGCAGCTACCTGAAAACAGTGCTAAGAAAACAAGACAAGTGATCATCAGACCAG GTGCAGTGTTAGGGCGTGACGGTGGAGCCATGAAACAGATGTTGATTCCCTTCTGGCTTGGCCTGGGTGGGACGCTTGGCTCAGGACGACAGCCCTTCCCTTGGATCCATCTGTCAGACCTTGCTGGCATCATCGCCCATGCTTTGGAGCCCAAAGAGGAGCTATCCACAGAGCCAGATGTATTAAATGGAGTTGCACCTGCACTGAATACCAATTTTGAATTCACTAAGGAATTGGGCAGGACTCTAAAAAGACCTACTATCTTCCCTGTGCCTGGCTTTTTCTTGGATGTCTTCCTTGGTTCTGAAAGAGCTGTCATCCTCACACAAGGCCAGAAAGTGGTACCTAAGAAAACTCTTGAGTCTGGCTTTAAGTTTCAATACCCAGATCTTACATCTGCTTTAAAAGAAATAGTTGGATATTAG
- the LOC113045012 gene encoding leukotriene B4 receptor 1-like translates to MESDNGTSSVESMTNSYTILKTNIFVTFGALILGIVFLLGVPGNLFIIWSILARARKRSVTTLLILNLACANGCLMCLTVFFIIYLAKQNWIFGTVMCKLLFYFCNTNMYASIMIITLMRLHRLVAVMWPTYLTACTRRGTVLLVLGGLWIIVSLLALPELIFRRTENYNKERTFCTTHHKYPKHAVFQYTFETVVGFLVPYVIIVSSYVCILRRLRRTMIKRTRSENLIQAIIVMFCIFWLPYHCVNMVQVAAAVTSDGLLKMKLDSIWKSSSVFTFALAFISSCANPFLCAFAGRSYIKTDGLAFMTRFFEGTVQEGTEKPSEQRSSGSKPHWSTDT, encoded by the exons ATGGAATCAGATAATGGGACCAGCTCTGTGGAGAGCATGACAAACAGTTACACCATTTTGAAGACCAACATCTTTGTTACCTTTGGGGCCCTCATCCTTGGCATCGTCTTCCTCCTGGGTGTTCCTGGCAACCTCTTCATTATTTGGAGCATCCTGGCACGTGCCCGCAAACGCTCCGTCACTACCCTGCTCATCCTCAACCTGGCTTGTGCAAACGGTTGTCTAATGTGTCTGACTGTTTTCTTTATAATATACCTAGCCAAGCAGAACTGGATATTTGGAACGGTCATGTGCAAGCTGCTTTTTTACTTCTGCAATACAAACATGTATGCTTCTATTATGATCATTACGCTGATGAGACTACACAGACTAGTGGCAGTGATGTGGCCCACATACTTGACTGCCTGCACTCGTAGAGGAACAGTATTACTTGTGCTTGGGGGCCTGTGGATTATCGTATCTCTTTTGGCACTTCCTGAATTAATATTCAGACGAACAGAGAATTACAATAAGGAACGCACTTTTTGTACAACTCATCACAAGTATCCAAAGCAT GCAGTGTTTCAATACACATTTGAAACAGTGGTGGGCTTCCTGGTGCCATATGTGATCATAGTCAGCAGTTATGTGTGTATCCTTCGCCGCCTCAGACGGACTATGATCAAGAGGACACGGAGTGAGAACCTTATTCAAGCCATTATTGTGATGTTCTGCATTTTTTGGCTTCCTTACCACTGTGTTAATATGGTGCAA GTGGCAGCAGCTGTTACATCAGATGGATTgctcaaaatgaa ACTGGATTCCATCTGGAAGAGCAGCAGTGTTTTTACATTCGCTCTGGCTTTTATAAGTAGTTGTGCCAATCCTTTTCTCTGTGCATTTGCTGGACGCTCCTATATCAAAACTGATGGCCTGGCATTCATGACCAGATTCTTTGAGGGCACGGTCCAGGAGGGCACAGAGAAGCCATCAGAACAGAGGTCATCAGGCTCTAAACCTCACTGGAGCACAGACACATAA